The genomic region GGGACTAGCCGATGTGATGGTGGTTTTAAGCTTGCACCTCAACCTAAACCCCACCAACCCTAAATGGCTCAATAGAGACAGGTTGGTTTTTAGTGGGGGGCATGCGAGCGCGTTAGCGTATAGTTTGTTGCATTTGTGGGGCTTTGATTTGAGCTTAGACGATTTAAAGCGTTTCAGGCAATTACATTCTAAAACCCCAGGACACCCTGAATTGCACCACACCGAAGGCATTGAAATCACGACAGGCCCTTTGGGGCAAGGTTTTGCTAACGCTGTGGGCTTTAGCATGGCGAGCCAATACGCTCAAACCCTTTTAGATAAAGAAGCGATTTCTCATAAAGTCTATTGCCTGTGTGGGGATGGGGATTTGCAAGAAGGCATTAGTTATGAGAGCGCTTCTTTGGCCGGGCACTTTCGCCTTGATAACCTCATTGTGATTTATGATAGTAATCAGATCAGTATTGAAGGCGCTATTAATATTAGTTTTAGCGAACAGGTTAAAATGCGTTTTTTAGCGCAAAATTGGGAAGTGCTAGAATGCGATGGGCATGACTATCAAGCGATTAATGATGCTTTAGAAGAAGCCAAAAAATCCCATAAACCCACGCTTTTAATCGCTCATACGATTATTGGTAAGGGGGCTATTGGTTTAGAGGGGAGTGAAAAAACGCATGGCTCGCCTTTAAATAAAGAAGTGTTAAAACAATCCAAAGAAAACGCTCAAATCAACCCTGATGAAAGCTTTATCATTAGCCCAAAAAACAAAATGCATTTTGAAGAAGTGAAAGTTAGGGGCGTTAGTTTAGAAGCCTTATGGGAAAAATCCTTAAGCCCTAAAATAAAAGAAAAAATCCATGCGTTGAAGGATTTTGATTTTAACACCATCCATTACCCCGCCTTTAAAAAAGGCGAATCTCTAGCCACGAGAGTGAGTAACGGCATGATTTTAAACGCTATCGCCAAAGAATGCGAGGGCTTTTTAGGAGGGAGCGCGGATTTAGCCCCGTCTAATAACACGCATTTGAAACACTCTGGCGATTTCCCTTTAGGGCAGAACTTGCATTTTGGGATCAGAGAGCATGCCATGGGGGCTATCACTAACGCTTTAGCGGCGTATGGCTTGTTTTTGCCTTTTTGCGCGACCTTTTTTGTGTTTAGCGATTATTTAATGCCAAGCATTCGTTTGAGCGCTTTAATGAAATTAAAAGCCCTTTTTATCTTCACGCATGACAGCATTGGCGTGGGCGAAGACGGAGCGACGCACCAACCCATAGAGCAATTGAGCCATTTACGCGCTTTGCCTAATTTTTACGCTTTCAGGCCCAGCGATGCTTTTGAAAATACGGCTTGCATGCAAGTAGCGTTAAGTTTGAACGCTCCTAGCGCTCTTATTTTATCGCGCCAGAATTTGCCCGTGCTTGATGAGGTTTCTAAAGAGCAGGTTTTAAAAGGGGCGTATGTTAAACACCACTCTAAAGATCCCATTATCACGCTTGTTGCGAGCGGGAGCGAAGTCTCTTTAGCTTTAGAGAGCGCTAAAATTTTAGAGCGAGAAAATATCCAAACGCAAGTCATCGGCGCGCCATGCTTTGATCTATTGATAGAGCAAGATGAAAGCTACCTTAAAGAACTCTTTAAGGGCAAAGTCTTAGTCATTGAAGCGAGCCGCGCGATAGAGTGGTATCGTTTTGCGGATAAAATCATTGGCATGGATTCTTTTGGGAGTTCAGCAAAGGGCGATAAACTCTTTGAAAAATTTGGCTTTAGCGTTGAAAACATCACCGCTCAAGCTAAAAGGTTGCTCAACGCATGAACTTAGAAAAACTTTTTTTAGAAAAAACCCCCCTATTTGTTTTTAGCTCCACTAGGCGTTTAAAACATTTCTATTTAGAGCAAGGCGAAGGGTTTTTGCCTAACGCAATGAGCATGGGGAGTTTTTTTGAACAGGCTTTTTACATCCCTAATAAAAAGAAAATCCCTAACAGTGCACGGCTAATTTTAATGATAGACACCATTAAAGCTATCGCTAAAGAAAAAAAATCCATTCTTGAAGGGCTTTTGCTTTTTGAAAACAGCTTTTTGGGGTATTTGGAAAGCACTTCTTTTTTGTTTGATTTGTTTGATGAATTAAGCTCTGCTTGTATCAAACTCAATGAACTTTCTTTTAAAGACATTTATTTGGATTATGAAAAGCATTTAGAAGTCTTAGAAATGATTTATGACCGCTACATTAAAAAACTAGAAGAATTAGGCTTTTATGACAAAATCATGCAAGAAAAACCCGCCATTTTAAAAGAATTTTTTGAGCATTTTTCCTCCATTGAATGGCATTTAGACGGCTTTATGAGCGTTTTTGAAAGGCAATGCCTATTGGAAGCGGCCGAGTTAGTGCCTATCACTTTACACCTATCTTGCGATAAATACAACCAAAAATTTTTGGAATTTCTCAATCTCAAATTAGAGACAGATTGCGATTATTCCATTGATTTTAAAACCCAAAAGATCCTTTCTCAAACTTTTAATGATCAAAAAATAGAACCAAAGCTTTATGCTAACTCCAGTTATTTAAAACAAGGTGCTTTAGTTTTACAAACCATAGAAGAATATTTGCAAAAAGATAACGACCCTAATAAAATGGCGATCATCACGCCCAATGCGGATTTTTTACCTTTTTTAAAACTTTTAGACAAAAACAACAATTTGAATTTTGCGATGGGATTAGGGGCTAAAAACAGCCCTTATTATACAGAGCTTGTCAAAATCTTAGAAGATTTACAAAAAAGCGGTTTTGATTTGAGCGCATCGCCTTTATTGGATTTGGAAAACCTTACGCTTGCGCTTTTAGAACAACAAAGCTCTAAAGAAAAAGCGCCCTTAAAAGAAGCACATTCTCAAATCATGCACCAGTATCATCTTTTAAAAGACACGCTTAAAAACTACAGCCTTAAAGATTTATTGCATTTGTATTTGCAAGAATTTGAAGCCAATTTCCGCTTAGACGATTCTAGTGGGGGCAAAATACGAGTCATAGACACTTTAGAGACAAGGGGCATGCAATTTGATAAAATCGTTATTGTGGATTTTAATGAAACCTGCGTGCCAAGCCTTAAAGATTGCGATTTGTTTTTAAACTCTGCCTTAAGGAAATCGCTCAACCTCCCCACTTTATTAGATAAGAAAAATTTGCAAAAACATTATTACTACCAGCTCTTTAAAAACTCTAAAGAAATAACACTTTCTTATATAGAGAGCGAAACTTCAAAAGCCTCTAACATGCTTTTAGAATTGGATTTGCATATAGAGCCTATCAAAGACGCTTACACGCTTTTTGCACCAAGTCCTTTAAAAGACTACCAAGAAGAAGAAATCAAAGCCGCTATCCCTAAAGATTTTAGCTTTAGCGCTAGCTCATTGAACGCTTTTTTAACTTGCAAGCGCCGTTTTTATTACCACTACATGAAGCGCTTCAAAGAAAGCCCTAAAGATGAAAATAATAGCGCTGTGGGCAGTTTGCTCCATGAACTTTTAAAAGAAGCTTATGAAAAAGACAAAAACCCTTATGTATTAGAAGAGAGGCTCATTTGGCTCTTAGAAACAAGAGAAAACATTACCCCTAAAGAGCGTTTAGACACTCTTGTAGCACTTAAAAAAATCCAGGCTTTTTATAAAAAAGAGCAAGAACGCTTTAACGCAAAAATCAAAATCCTTGATCTTGAAAAAAGCTTTGAAACGATCATTCAAGGCGTTGTTTTTAAAGGGCGTATAGACAGGATTGACAAAACGGCTGACAATGAGATTATTTTATTGGATTACAAATTTAAAAACGATTTGAAATTAGACAACATGAGTAAAACACAAAGAGGAGGCTTAAGCCCCATAGAAATCGCTCAAATCAGCACCGATTATCAAATGGCCATCTATGCGTTTGCCCTTAAAAATCTGGGCTACAAAGATCCTATAAAAGCCTTTTTTTATGACTTAAGAAAGGGCGAGTTATTAGAAGAAGACGAGCTTGTTTTGCAGGCTAAAATGGATCATTTGGAATTTTCTCTTATCCCCAAGCTCAAGCAAGAAATTGATTTTGAAAAAACTTTAGAAGTTAAAGATTGTGAGTATTGCTCTTTTAAAGACATGTGCAACCGATGAAATCTAAAAAACTTTATTTAGCTTTAATCATAGGGGTTTTATTAGCGTTTTTAACCCTATCTTCATGGCTGGGTAACAGCGGTTTAGTGGGGCGTTTTGGGGTGTGGTTTGCCGCAATCAATAAAAAATATTTTGGGTATCTTTCATTGATTAATTTACCCTATTTGGCGTGGGTTTTATTCCTTTTATACAAGACTAAAAACCCTTTTACAGAAATCGTTTTAGAAAAAACTTTAGGGCATCTATTAGGCATTTTATCTTTGCTCTTTTTGCAATCTAGCCTTTTAAATCAAGGGGAAATCGGCAACAGCGCGCGTTTGTTTTTACGCCCTTTTATAGGGGACTTTGGGCTTTATGCGCTGATAATACTCATGCTAGTCATCTCTTATTTGATTTTATTCAAACTGCCCCCTAAAAGCGTTTTTTATCCTTATATAAACAAGACACAAAACCTTTTAAAAGAGATTTATAAA from Helicobacter pylori harbors:
- a CDS encoding exonuclease — encoded protein: MNLEKLFLEKTPLFVFSSTRRLKHFYLEQGEGFLPNAMSMGSFFEQAFYIPNKKKIPNSARLILMIDTIKAIAKEKKSILEGLLLFENSFLGYLESTSFLFDLFDELSSACIKLNELSFKDIYLDYEKHLEVLEMIYDRYIKKLEELGFYDKIMQEKPAILKEFFEHFSSIEWHLDGFMSVFERQCLLEAAELVPITLHLSCDKYNQKFLEFLNLKLETDCDYSIDFKTQKILSQTFNDQKIEPKLYANSSYLKQGALVLQTIEEYLQKDNDPNKMAIITPNADFLPFLKLLDKNNNLNFAMGLGAKNSPYYTELVKILEDLQKSGFDLSASPLLDLENLTLALLEQQSSKEKAPLKEAHSQIMHQYHLLKDTLKNYSLKDLLHLYLQEFEANFRLDDSSGGKIRVIDTLETRGMQFDKIVIVDFNETCVPSLKDCDLFLNSALRKSLNLPTLLDKKNLQKHYYYQLFKNSKEITLSYIESETSKASNMLLELDLHIEPIKDAYTLFAPSPLKDYQEEEIKAAIPKDFSFSASSLNAFLTCKRRFYYHYMKRFKESPKDENNSAVGSLLHELLKEAYEKDKNPYVLEERLIWLLETRENITPKERLDTLVALKKIQAFYKKEQERFNAKIKILDLEKSFETIIQGVVFKGRIDRIDKTADNEIILLDYKFKNDLKLDNMSKTQRGGLSPIEIAQISTDYQMAIYAFALKNLGYKDPIKAFFYDLRKGELLEEDELVLQAKMDHLEFSLIPKLKQEIDFEKTLEVKDCEYCSFKDMCNR
- the tkt gene encoding transketolase, with product MRLSNADLERLKSMANTLRFLCADMIDKANSGHPGVCLGLADVMVVLSLHLNLNPTNPKWLNRDRLVFSGGHASALAYSLLHLWGFDLSLDDLKRFRQLHSKTPGHPELHHTEGIEITTGPLGQGFANAVGFSMASQYAQTLLDKEAISHKVYCLCGDGDLQEGISYESASLAGHFRLDNLIVIYDSNQISIEGAINISFSEQVKMRFLAQNWEVLECDGHDYQAINDALEEAKKSHKPTLLIAHTIIGKGAIGLEGSEKTHGSPLNKEVLKQSKENAQINPDESFIISPKNKMHFEEVKVRGVSLEALWEKSLSPKIKEKIHALKDFDFNTIHYPAFKKGESLATRVSNGMILNAIAKECEGFLGGSADLAPSNNTHLKHSGDFPLGQNLHFGIREHAMGAITNALAAYGLFLPFCATFFVFSDYLMPSIRLSALMKLKALFIFTHDSIGVGEDGATHQPIEQLSHLRALPNFYAFRPSDAFENTACMQVALSLNAPSALILSRQNLPVLDEVSKEQVLKGAYVKHHSKDPIITLVASGSEVSLALESAKILERENIQTQVIGAPCFDLLIEQDESYLKELFKGKVLVIEASRAIEWYRFADKIIGMDSFGSSAKGDKLFEKFGFSVENITAQAKRLLNA